One region of Kiritimatiellales bacterium genomic DNA includes:
- a CDS encoding ABC transporter ATP-binding protein: protein MIKVKNLVKHFPGHRAVNDISFEIQRGEIVGFLGPNGAGKTTTMRMLTGFLYPTSGTVEIAGCNVFDNPVETRRKIGYMPESCPLYTELRVHEYLTYRARIKGVPRNKIRERRDTVMELCGLTHMNKRIIGQLSKGYRQRVGLADSLIHDPDLLILDEPTAGLDPGQIREVRELIRRLAERHTLLLSTHILPEVEMTCPRILIINKGKLVASDSPQQLQRRLEGETRIVAEISGATENIIAAIKAMNIVEEVTVTPLTDGWHSCCINAVSPEIRTQIFECAVKNGWKLRELHLESRSLEDIFVSLVNSEELPEQ, encoded by the coding sequence ATGATCAAGGTAAAGAATCTGGTAAAACATTTTCCGGGGCACCGCGCCGTAAATGATATTTCGTTTGAAATTCAGCGCGGTGAGATCGTCGGTTTTCTCGGACCGAACGGCGCCGGAAAAACAACCACCATGCGCATGCTGACGGGTTTTCTCTATCCGACATCCGGCACGGTGGAAATCGCCGGCTGCAATGTATTCGACAATCCGGTGGAAACGCGCCGGAAAATCGGTTACATGCCGGAAAGCTGCCCGCTCTACACAGAACTGCGCGTGCACGAATATTTGACTTATCGCGCCAGAATCAAAGGTGTGCCGCGCAATAAAATCCGTGAACGCCGGGATACGGTGATGGAACTGTGCGGACTGACTCACATGAACAAGCGGATTATCGGTCAGCTTTCCAAAGGCTACCGGCAGCGCGTCGGCCTGGCTGACAGCCTGATTCACGACCCCGACCTTTTAATTCTCGATGAACCGACTGCCGGTCTCGACCCCGGACAGATCCGCGAAGTGCGCGAACTCATCCGCCGCCTCGCCGAACGCCACACCCTGCTGCTTTCCACACACATTCTGCCGGAAGTTGAAATGACCTGCCCGCGGATTCTGATCATCAATAAAGGCAAGCTTGTTGCATCGGATTCACCGCAGCAGCTCCAGCGCCGGCTTGAAGGCGAAACGCGGATCGTGGCCGAAATTTCCGGCGCAACAGAAAATATCATCGCAGCAATTAAGGCAATGAATATTGTCGAAGAAGTCACTGTGACACCGCTCACTGACGGCTGGCACAGCTGCTGTATCAATGCCGTGTCTCCGGAAATCCGTACACAAATTTTTGAATGCGCTGTGAAGAACGGCTGGAAACTGCGCGAATTGCATCTTGAAAGCCGCTCGCTTGAAGATATTTTTGTATCGCTCGTCAACAGTGAAGAACTTCCGGAACAATGA